One Clavibacter zhangzhiyongii genomic region harbors:
- a CDS encoding SCO1664 family protein — protein sequence MSETDLVTGELTLTGRIRTASNATFLGTIGDTVVVYKPVDGENPLWDFPDGRLADREVAAYRVSEALGWNVVPRTWLRDGPLGEGMVQLWQDEDPDQDAVDLLPSDEVPETGYRTVLGGEDQDGRSVTLIHEDSPALRRMAVFDVIANNADRKGYHVLAMPDGHRFGVDHGLTFHEDHKLRTVLWGWVGDPLTAGELAGVDRVLAGLDGELGRELSGLLTAEEIDALRARCTRLRSEARFPAPAGQQSAVPWPLF from the coding sequence ATGTCGGAGACGGACCTCGTGACCGGCGAGCTCACGCTCACCGGCCGCATCCGCACCGCGTCGAACGCCACGTTCCTCGGCACCATCGGCGACACGGTCGTCGTCTACAAGCCCGTCGACGGCGAGAACCCGCTCTGGGACTTCCCCGACGGCAGGCTCGCCGACCGCGAGGTGGCCGCGTACCGGGTCTCCGAGGCGCTCGGCTGGAACGTCGTCCCGCGCACGTGGCTCCGCGACGGCCCCCTCGGCGAGGGCATGGTGCAGCTCTGGCAGGACGAGGATCCCGACCAGGACGCCGTCGACCTGCTCCCGAGCGACGAGGTGCCCGAGACCGGGTACCGCACGGTGCTCGGCGGCGAGGACCAGGACGGCCGCTCGGTCACCCTCATCCACGAGGACTCCCCCGCCCTCCGTCGCATGGCCGTCTTCGACGTGATCGCCAACAATGCCGACCGCAAGGGCTACCACGTGCTCGCGATGCCCGACGGCCACCGCTTCGGCGTCGACCACGGGCTCACCTTCCATGAGGACCACAAGCTGCGGACGGTGCTGTGGGGGTGGGTCGGGGATCCGCTCACCGCCGGGGAGCTCGCCGGTGTGGATCGGGTGCTCGCGGGGCTGGATGGGGAGTTGGGGCGGGAGTTGTCGGGGCTGCTGACGGCGGAGGAGATCGACGCGCTGCGCGCTCGGTGCACGCGGCTGCGCTCGGAGGCACGCTTCCCTGCGCCCGCTGGCCAACAGTCCGCGGTGCCCTGGCCGTTGTTCTAA